A region of Vitis riparia cultivar Riparia Gloire de Montpellier isolate 1030 chromosome 12, EGFV_Vit.rip_1.0, whole genome shotgun sequence DNA encodes the following proteins:
- the LOC117926561 gene encoding pentatricopeptide repeat-containing protein At1g10270 produces the protein MSVQRLLLRSLRRSSSLTAAATSTSQTLIHQQPQPTLVPIRTFAFSSAEEAAAERRRRKRRLRIEPPLHALRRDPSAPRPRPDPNAPRLPDSTSALVGPRLNLHNRVQSLIRAGDLDLASATARQSVFSNTRPTVFTCNAIIAAMYRNKRFDDAIALFQFFFNQSNIVPNIVSYNVLINTHCDAGRVDVGLDIYRHILANAPFSPSPVTYRHLTKGLIDSGRIGEAVDLLREMLNKGHGADSLVYNNLISGFLNLENEAKAIELFDELKERCLVYDGVVNGTFMDWYFTKGREKCAMDSYKSLLDRQFRMTPVTCNALLEVLLKHDKKAEAWALFDQMLDNHTPPNFQAVNSDSFSVMVNECVKLGKFTEAIEVFKKVGKKQGSKPFAMDVAGYNNIIARFCENGLLSEAEQLFGELSTKSLTPDVNIYRTFIEAYFGMERADDALQMFNRFVDSGLRVIVSFANKVFDELVNKGKAGECVPVLTKMGEKDPKPDPTTYEIVIKGLCKERLFDASRDLMGQMVRYNIGVTPSLREFVVEAFGKEGRSEEIERLLEANRPGFGAYWPPSGPPRMAGPPRMAGPPQIAGPPQMAEPPRMAGPPQMAEAPRMAESSRMEEPPQMAGQASA, from the coding sequence ATGTCTGTCCAACGCCTCCTACTCCGATCCCTCCGCCGTTCCTCTTCCCTGACCGCGGCCGCCACCTCCACAAGCCAAACCCTAATCCACCAACAGCCCCAGCCAACCCTCGTCCCTATCCGCACCTTCGCCTTCTCCTCCGCTGAGGAGGCCGCGGCGGAGCGGCGCCGCCGAAAGAGGCGCCTTCGAATCGAGCCGCCGCTCCACGCCCTCCGGCGCGACCCCTCGGCCCCGCGGCCCCGGCCGGACCCCAACGCCCCGCGGCTGCCGGACTCCACCTCCGCCCTTGTCGGGCCACGCCTCAACCTCCACAATCGTGTCCAGTCTCTAATCCGCGCCGGCGACCTCGATCTCGCCTCCGCCACCGCCCGCCAATCGGTGTTCTCCAACACCCGCCCCACCGTCTTCACCTGCAACGCCATAATCGCTGCCATGTACCGTAACAAGCGCTTCGATGATGCCATCGCCCTCTTCCAATTTTTCTTCAACCAGTCCAACATCGTCCCCAACATCGTTTCCTACAATGTCCTCATCAACACTCATTGCGATGCCGGTCGTGTCGATGTTGGCCTCGATATCTACCGCCATATCCTCGCCAATGCCCCCTTCAGCCCCTCGCCGGTGACCTACCGCCACCTCACCAAGGGGCTGATCGATTCAGGGCGAATCGGCGAGGCTGTGGACCTCCTTAGGGAGATGTTGAACAAGGGGCACGGTGCGGATTCTCTGGTTTACAATAACTTGATTTCGGGCTTTCTGAATTTGGAGAATGAGGCTAAGGCCATTGAGTTGTTTGATGAGCTAAAGGAGAGGTGTCTAGTGTATGATGGGGTTGTGAATGGGACATTTATGGATTGGTATTTTACTAAGGGGAGGGAAAAATGTGCGATGGACTCATACAAATCATTGCTTGATCGTCAATTTCGGATGACACCGGTAACTTGTAATGCCCTGTTAGAGGTGTTGCTCAAGCATGATAAGAAGGCGGAGGCTTGGGCATTGTTTGATCAAATGTTGGATAATCATACTCCCCCGAATTTCCAGGCTGTGAATTCGGATTCTTTTAGTGTTATGGTGAATGAGTGTGTGAAGTTGGGGAAGTTTACGGAGGCTATTGAGGTGTTTAAGAAGGTGGGCAAGAAGCAGGGGTCCAAGCCTTTTGCAATGGATGTTGCAGGGTACAATAACATTATTGCAAGGTTTTGTGAGAATGGGTTGTTGTCCGAGGCAGAGCAGTTGTTTGGAGAATTGTCCACAAAGTCATTGACTCCAGATGTTAATATTTACCGGACATTTATAGAAGCTTATTTTGGAATGGAGAGAGCTGATGATGCTTTGCAGATGTTTAACAGGTTTGTGGATTCTGGCTTGAGAGTGATTGTGAGCTTTGCAAACAAGGTATTCGATGAATTGGTGAATAAAGGTAAGGCTGGGGAATGTGTGCCGGTTTTGACtaaaatgggagaaaaagaTCCAAAACCAGACCCCACAACATATGAGATTGTGATTAAGGGGCTTTGCAAGGAAAGATTATTTGATGCTAGTAGGGATTTAATGGGGCAGATGGTGAGATATAACATTGGTGTTACTCCCTCGTTGCGGGAGTTTGTAGTTGAGGCTTTTGGGAAAGAAGGGCGAAGTGAAGAGATTGAGAGGCTGTTAGAAGCAAATAGGCCGGGATTTGGTGCATATTGGCCACCATCAGGTCCTCCTCGAATGGCAGGACCCCCTCGAATGGCAGGGCCTCCTCAAATAGCTGGACCCCCTCAAATGGCAGAACCCCCACGAATGGCAGGACCTCCTCAAATGGCAGAAGCCCCCCGGATGGCAGAATCCTCTAGAATGGAAGAACCTCCTCAGATGGCAGGACAGGCATCGGCATAA
- the LOC117926988 gene encoding uncharacterized protein LOC117926988: MPKLVSISNGLRISPILEWMSFYDCPSLKTLSPEEVHSNDLKVIIGEAKWWRELNWNKSKWPQLPNLDAIFHPIEQDTYFVTRLAEIDDQLQARMQETELSQQSGPGDSLKAPAVEDGISSKQKQVA, from the exons ATGCCTAAACTGGTCAGCATTTCCAATGGTCTACGCATTTCACCAATATTAGAATGGATGAGCTTCTATGATTGTCCAAGCCTCAAAACTCTTTCCCCAGAGGAAGTTCACAGTAATGATTTGAAGGTGATAATAGGAGAGGCAAAATGGTGGAGAGAATTGAACTGGAACAAATCAAAATGGCCTCAGCTACCCAATCTGGATGCTATCTTTCATCCAATTGAACAGGACACTTATTTCGTTACACGTCTAGCAGAAATTGACGATCAACTTCAAGCTAGGATGCAAGAAACAGAGCTTTCTCAACAGTCAG GTCCTGGTGACTCCCTGAAGGCTCCAGCAGTCGAGGATGGAATAAGCTCAAAGCAGAAGCAAGTTGCTTAG
- the LOC117926783 gene encoding probable disease resistance protein At4g27220: MNSMNKERHKNWVRDVLWMNHKVREWKIFSSKKNKVFDSDIFEIHALLDHKFDDIEAYVPPLIIKKMCKKTWPVTQPDEKVRNLAVNFATRQILEEIENPEVLRIRISGRNGIRVTSAVKDLPQIRQRFNIVIQVDASLYPNIRGIEENIATQLGFSLNIHMLNKFLKTTSFLIFLDDINERIDLYEVGSEWWNSENIQKIVCTTRSQKVCQRMAVDREIRLDDHLLSWELFCRNVGNIVHSSGFQHRATDVVQKSSGHLLAVVLMARALNMVFNVSNWEHASYLLSLPHRSQMEDRVLYNALAFIMGRCSGSAHECVKYCAFYMEREGANKLDLIQEWIRHALISTFDEGLKMVRGLVNAFLLESSQNGYSVRMRDEIHEVLVNSQFLLQGGKGLAKAPTDEAWEEATEIHLMNNKFSELPRGPNCPQLSALFLQKNPFLRVIPPSFFQRMPMLQILDLSHTKIRSLPQSLYGLSQLQRLFLRGCKLFMELPPEVGELSNLKVLDLEGTEIIRLPMDVGKLTNLTCLKMSFMGIMTTKR, encoded by the coding sequence ATGAATTCCATGAACAAAGAGAGACACAAGAACTGGGTTCGGGATGTTTTGTGGATGAATCACAAAGTGAGggaatggaaaatattttcaagcaaGAAAAATAAGGTTTTCGATTCAGACATATTTGAAATCCATGCACTGCTGGATCACAAGTTCGATGATATTGAAGCTTATGTTCCACCACTGATCATTAAGAAGATGTGTAAGAAAACTTGGCCAGTAACACAGCCTGATGAAAAAGTACGTAATTTGGCTGTTAATTTTGCTACTCGCCAAATTctagaagaaatagaaaatccTGAGGTCCTGAGGATTAGGATTTCAGGAAGAAATGGTATAAGAGTAACATCAGCAGTGAAAGATCTACCACAGATACGGCAAAGGTTTAATATCGTGATTCAGGTTGATGCCTCATTATATCCGAATATCAGAGGTATTGAAGAGAATATCGCAACACAATTAGGCTTCTCATTGAACATACATATGTTAAATAAATTCTTGAAAACCACAAGCTTCTTAATCTTTCtggatgacattaatgaaaGGATCGATCTGTATGAAGTGGGGAGTGAGTGGTGGAACTCAGAGAACATTCAAAAAATAGTTTGCACGACTAGATCCCAGAAAGTTTGTCAAAGAATGGCAGTGGATCGAGAAATCAGGTTGGATGATCATCTGTTATCCTGGGAATTATTTTGTAGGAATGTTGGCAACATTGTGCATTCTTCAGGTTTCCAACACAGAGCCACAGATGTGGTTCAAAAGAGTTCTGGCCATCTACTTGCCGTTGTTCTAATGGCAAGAGCTTTGAATATGGTCTTCAACGTTAGCAACTGGGAACATGCATCTTATTTGCTAAGCTTGCCGCATAGATCTCAGATGGAAGATAGAGTTTTGTATAATGCACTAGCATTCATTATGGGGCGGTGTTCAGGTTCAGCACATGAATGTGTAAAATACTGTGCATTTTACATGGAGAGGGAAGGGGCGAACAAATTAGATTTGATTCAGGAGTGGATCAGACATGCGTTAATCAGCACATTTGATGAAGGACTAAAGATGGTTCGAGGCCTTGTCAATGCCTTCTTGTTAGAGAGTTCTCAGAATGGATATTCCGTCCGAATGCGAGATGAAATCCATGAGGTGTTAGTAAATTCACAATTTCTTTTGCAAGGTGGAAAGGGTCTTGCTAAGGCACCAACAGATGAGGCATGGGAGGAAGCCACGGAAATccatttgatgaataataaattttctgaGCTGCCAAGGGGTCCAAATTGTCCCCAACTCTCTGCATTGTTCTTACAAAAGAACCCTTTTTTGCGAGTTATTCCTCCATCGTTCTTTCAACGTATGCCTATGCTCCAAATCCTAGACTTGTCCCATACTAAAATAAGATCTTTACCACAATCTCTTTATGGGTTGTCGCAACTGCAAAGACTCTTTCTGAGAGGCTGTAAACTCTTCATGGAGTTGCCACCTGAAGTTGGAGAACTCAGTAATCTTAAGGTGCTTGATCTCGAGGGGACTGAAATCATAAGGCTACCTATGGATGTTGGAAAATTGACAAATTTAACCTGCTTGAAAATGTCATTTATGGGGATAATGACAACAAAAAGATAA